From one Triticum aestivum cultivar Chinese Spring chromosome 4B, IWGSC CS RefSeq v2.1, whole genome shotgun sequence genomic stretch:
- the LOC123094540 gene encoding 21.9 kDa heat shock protein-like, giving the protein MEAVSKKALVTTAILALAVLAPPVAGLVPYGVSSGLWDLLDDPFRVLEQTPLAVQRPASAGGPGASISSAVALARCDWKETPDAHVISLDVPGVRRDDVKVEVEENRVLRVSGERKADEEKEGERWHRADRAAGRFWRRFRMPAGADVDRVTARLEDGVLIVTVPKIAEHQRREPRVINIAGEDANSGGKGADAEVRPSKAEM; this is encoded by the coding sequence ATGGAGGCAGTGTCCAAGAAGGCTCTGGTAACTACGGCTATTCTGGCGTTGGCCGTTCTGGCCCCGCCTGTCGCCGGGCTGGTGCCGTACGGCGTCAGCAGCGGGCTGTGGGACCTGCTCGACGACCCGTTCCGGGTGCTGGAGCAGACACCGCTCGCGGTGCAGAGGCCGGCGTCCGCAGGCGGCCCGGGAGCGTCCATCTCGTCGGCGGTGGCGCTGGCGAGGTGCGACTGGAAGGAGACACCCGACGCGCACGTCATCTCGCTCGACGTGCCCGGGGTGAGGCGGGATGACGtgaaggtggaggtggaggagaacCGGGTGCTGCGGGTCTCCGGCGAGCGCAAGGCGGACGAGGAGAAGGAGGGCGAGCGGTGGCACCGCGCCGATCGCGCCGCGGGGAGGTTCTGGCGCCGGTTCCGCATGCCCGCCGGCGCCGACGTTGACCGCGTTACCGCGCGCCTCGAGGACGGCGTGCTCATCGTCACAGTGCCCAAGATTGCCGAGCACCAAAGGCGAGAGCCGCGCGTCATCAACATCGCCGGGGAGGACGCCAACAGCGGCGGCAAGGGCGCGGACGCGGAGGTCAGGCCGTCGAAGGCCGAGATGTGA